A window of Sebaldella sp. S0638 genomic DNA:
CCACGGTGCAGATCAGGTGACAATGGAAGCAAGATGTTACGGTTTTGCAAAAAGATATAATCCTTTCCTTGTTAATACAGTAGTAGGGTTCATCGGACCAGAATATCTGTATAACAGCAAACAGGTAATAAGAGCAGGACTGGAAGATCACTTTATGGGGAAACTTACAGGAATATCTATGGGAGTGGACGCATGCTACACTAACCATATGAAAGCTGACCAGAATGATATAGAAAATCTGGAAATGCTTCTGACTCTTGCAGGATGTAACTACTTTATGGGAATACCTGCAGGTGACGATATCATGTTAAATTACCAGACTACTTCTTTCCACGATTTAGCAACATTAAGAAATCTAGGTAAGGTAAAACCTATAAAAGAATTTGAAAAATGGCTTGAAAAAATGAATATAATGAAAAATGGTAAGCTCACAGATATAGCTGGGGACGCTTCAATTTTCTTAAAATAAGGAGGATTATAATGTTATCAGAAAGAGAATTAAGAGAAATCATAGGAAAAGTGATAGATGAAATGGGCAGTAACGGACAGCCTAATATTCCGGTAGCAGCAGGAAATGACTTCAAAGCTTCTTCATCAGTAAAAGAAAATGTTTCTGATGATCAGCTGGTTGATTTAGGGGATATAAATATAAAAGATCAGTTATTAGTAGATAATCCTGCCAACAGAGAAGAATATATGAAGTTAAAGCAGAGAACTTCTGCAAGACTGGGAATAGGAAGAGCAGGAACAAGATTTAAGACAGATGTACTCCTAAGATTCAGAGCAGACCATGCTGCTGCACAGGATGCAGTATTTAATGATGTACCTGAGTCATTTTTGGAAGAAGCAGGGCTGTTTGAAGTAACAACTGAATGTAAAGACAGAGATGAATATATAACAAGACCTGACCTTGGAAGAAAAATTTCACCTGAAGGTATAAAACTGCTTGAGGAAAAATGTAAAAAGTCTCCTACAGTACAGGTATATGTATCTGACGGATTAAGCTCTACAGCAGTGGAAGCAAATACAAAAAATATACTTCCGGCTGTGTTAAACGGATTAAAAGGGTATGGAATAGATACAGGTACTCCGTTTTTTGTGAAGTATGGAAGAGTAGCTGCTGAGGATCATATCTCAGATATATTAAAACCAGATGTAGTGTGTGTTTTAATAGGTGAGAGACCGGGACTGACTACAGCAGAAAGTATGAGTGCATATATAGTGTATAAAGCATATGTAGGAATACCGGAAGCAAAAAGAACAGTAGTTTCTAATATTCACAAAGACGGAACGCCTGCAGCAGAAGCAGGAGCACACGTAGCTGACTTAATCAAAAAAATACTCGACGCTAAAGCAAGCGGACAAGATTTAAAATTATAATAATTTTAGGAGGAAAAAAATGAAAGATGACAGACTAAAAGCAAGTGTTCTTGCGGTAAGAATAATACCAAATGTGGATCTGGCTATGTGTAAGGAATTTGAACTGCCGGAAGGACACAGAAGTATCGGATTGGTAACTTCTGACTGTGATGACGTTACATATACGGCATTAGACGATGCTACTAAAAAAGCAGATGTAAAAGTGGTATACGCAAAATCTTTCTACGGAGGGGCGGCAAATGCAAATACAAAGCTTGCCGGAGAAGTAATAGGTATAATTTCGGGACCAAATCCTGCAGAAGTAAAAAGCGGATTAAGCGCTATAGTTGATTTCATTGAAAATGAAGCATCTTTTATAAGTGCTAACGAAGATGATTCAATAGCATTTTATGCACACTGCATTTCAAGAACAGGTTCATACCTTTCAGAAGTAGCAGGAATACCAGAAGGAGAATCAATAGCATATCTGATTGCACCGCCTTTAGAAGCTATGTACGCTCTGGATGTAGCACTAAAGTCAGCTAATGTGGAATTAGTGGCATTTTACGGACCGCCATCAGAAACTAACTTTGGCGGAGGTCTGTTAACTGGAAGCCAGTCAGCATGTAAAGCGGCATGTGATGCATTCGCAGAGGCTGTTAAAGCCGTAGCAGCTAATCCGTTAGGGTATTAATCAATACCGGAAAGAAACAGTTTTTTTATACTAAACAGAAAAGTATCATATCAGGGTAAAACACTGTTTTTCAGGTATACAATGGTAAGCTGCTTAAAATAAGAAGGAGGAATAATGGGTATTAATGATATTATTATTTATATAATGGTTATATTTATGATCATTGGTGGAGTAGATAAAATTTTAGGAAATAAATTCGGTTACGGGGAAAAATTCGAGGAAGGTTTTATGGCAATGGGATCTCTGGCTCTTGCAATGGTAGGGGTAATATCACTTGCACCGGTACTTGCCAAAGTTCTGAGACCGGTAGTAGAACCTTTGTATACTGCACTCGGGGCTGACCCTGCGATGTTTGCTACAACACTTTTGGCAAATGATATGGGTGGTTATCCGCTTGCAATGGAACTGGCAAAAGATCCTAATGCAGGATTATTTGCAGGTCTTATACTGGGAGCTATGATGGGGCCGACTCTGGTATTTACAATTCCTGTAGCTTTGGGAATCAT
This region includes:
- the eutC gene encoding ethanolamine ammonia-lyase subunit EutC; translation: MLSERELREIIGKVIDEMGSNGQPNIPVAAGNDFKASSSVKENVSDDQLVDLGDINIKDQLLVDNPANREEYMKLKQRTSARLGIGRAGTRFKTDVLLRFRADHAAAQDAVFNDVPESFLEEAGLFEVTTECKDRDEYITRPDLGRKISPEGIKLLEEKCKKSPTVQVYVSDGLSSTAVEANTKNILPAVLNGLKGYGIDTGTPFFVKYGRVAAEDHISDILKPDVVCVLIGERPGLTTAESMSAYIVYKAYVGIPEAKRTVVSNIHKDGTPAAEAGAHVADLIKKILDAKASGQDLKL
- the eutL gene encoding ethanolamine utilization microcompartment protein EutL; amino-acid sequence: MKDDRLKASVLAVRIIPNVDLAMCKEFELPEGHRSIGLVTSDCDDVTYTALDDATKKADVKVVYAKSFYGGAANANTKLAGEVIGIISGPNPAEVKSGLSAIVDFIENEASFISANEDDSIAFYAHCISRTGSYLSEVAGIPEGESIAYLIAPPLEAMYALDVALKSANVELVAFYGPPSETNFGGGLLTGSQSACKAACDAFAEAVKAVAANPLGY